In one window of Ostrinia nubilalis chromosome 21, ilOstNubi1.1, whole genome shotgun sequence DNA:
- the LOC135082073 gene encoding hsp70-binding protein 1: MSSNQQNNPPIAGAITYPSRSEQDVHAVPIQPRQPRNLQGLLRFAMEATKAEDAPGNSDLGPMDEERRKFLEEALKSLTVNLAEVLQNAIRVLTNQERIRSIKQSDTVPEDVVSSFNNLLMFIDDIDVANDFYKMGGFAIFPVCLGCENDEVRVNACWVLGELCQNNPYCQARALECGLLDVLLSLAQTEQGTALAKCLYAISCLCREFEPACRALVAAGGCATLTQQLSASDLQARTKAAFFIRHLCQHRPDAREQFIAQNLVQTVTEQIRSGRDEATEHLLSVLDVLTSDLDRRVLAQCSDPSLGLRKVLEDTLLHEEEKKSCQELLTRVFDCKPVPLMKEEEPER, translated from the exons ATGAGTTccaatcaacaaaataatcctcCAATCGCTGGAGCTATAACTTATCCTTCGAGAAGTGAACAGGATGTTCATGCAGTTCCAATTCAGCCACGACAGCCCAGAAATCTACAG GGTCTTCTCAGATTCGCCATGGAGGCCACAAAAGCGGAGGACGCTCCAGGAAATTCAGATTTGGGACCAATGGATGAAGAG AGGCGCAAGTTCCTTGAAGAGGCTCTAAAGAGTCTAACGGTGAACTTAGCTGAGGTCCTACAGAACGCCATCAGGGTGCTCACCAACCAGGAAAGGATAAGAAGCATCAAACAAAGCGACACAGTACCGGAAGACGTGGTCTCTTCGTTTAACAATCTCCTGATGTTTATTGACGATATTGATGTTGCTAATG ATTTCTACAAAATGGGCGGGTTCGCGATTTTCCCAGTGTGCCTAGGCTGCGAGAACGACGAAGTTCGCGTGAACGCTTGCTGGGTCCTCGGGGAACTGTGCCAGAATAACCCATACTGCCAGGCGCGAGCGCTTGAGTGCGGGCTACTGGACGTGCTGCTGAGCTTGGCGCAGACCGAGCAGGGCACTGCGTTGGCCAAGTGCCTGTACGCTATCTCAT GTTTGTGCCGCGAGTTTGAGCCGGCCTGCCGAGCGTTGGTGGCGGCAGGAGGCTGCGCCACGTTGACCCAACAGCTGTCGGCCAGCGACCTGCAGGCTCGCACCAAGGCCGCCTTCTTCATCAGGCACCTGTGCCAGCACCGGCCCGATGCTAGAG AACAATTCATCGCACAGAATCTCGTCCAAACCGTCACAGAGCAAATCAGATCCGGCCGCGATGAGGCCACAGAACATCTCCTTAGCGTCCTCGATGTCCTGACCAGCGACTTGGACCGGCGAGTCCTGGCCCAGTGCTCGGACCCTAGTCTCGGCCTCAGGAAGGTGCTAGAAGACACACTACTTCACGAGGAAGAAAAGAAATCCTGTCAGGAACTGCTGACGAGGGTCTTCGACTGCAAGCCTGTTCCTTTAATGAAGGAGGAAGAGCCGGAGAGATAG